A genomic window from Gymnodinialimonas ceratoperidinii includes:
- a CDS encoding DUF2459 domain-containing protein, translated as MTRRVGKVLGRLFGAAFLVAALYLAAAALGGLIPGRTAALPAGGDVQIGLLYGPIHVDFLLPATAETRAALSFAEAGGVDVSDAGIGYFIVGWGARDFYTTTPEWADMTARATLRAMTGDASVLRVDSVPPGIAFEQVPQLSLSEVQYTALLSEIADTAAPELVGVAAEGHRASAGFVEARGRFHILRTCNTWVGRVLREAGIPMGLWTPTPYAVRLSLWRAGLG; from the coding sequence GTGACGCGCCGCGTCGGCAAGGTTCTGGGCCGCCTCTTCGGGGCGGCCTTTCTTGTTGCGGCGCTCTACCTTGCGGCGGCAGCCCTTGGCGGGCTGATCCCCGGTCGCACGGCCGCGTTGCCCGCGGGTGGTGACGTGCAGATCGGGCTGCTCTACGGACCCATTCACGTCGATTTCCTGCTCCCCGCCACGGCAGAGACCCGCGCGGCGCTCTCCTTTGCCGAGGCTGGCGGCGTCGATGTCTCGGATGCGGGTATCGGATATTTCATCGTCGGATGGGGCGCGCGGGACTTCTATACAACCACGCCGGAGTGGGCTGACATGACCGCGCGGGCGACCCTGCGCGCGATGACCGGCGACGCCTCGGTGCTGCGCGTCGATAGCGTGCCGCCCGGCATCGCTTTCGAGCAGGTGCCGCAACTCAGCCTCTCCGAGGTGCAATACACGGCGCTCTTGTCCGAGATCGCCGACACCGCCGCGCCCGAACTGGTTGGGGTGGCGGCGGAAGGGCATCGCGCCAGCGCCGGTTTCGTCGAGGCGCGAGGCCGCTTCCACATCCTGCGGACCTGCAACACCTGGGTCGGCCGCGTTCTGCGCGAGGCGGGCATCCCCATGGGGCTCTGGACGCCGACGCCCTACGCGGTGCGGCTCTCGCTCTGGCGCGCCGGCCTTGGTTAA
- the polA gene encoding DNA polymerase I: MAFGKGHHLHLVDGSAFIFRAYHALPPLTRKSDGLPIGAVAGFCNMLHRMIEANTGPDAPTHAAVIFDKGSHTFRNELYDQYKANRDAMPEDLRPQIPLTRDATRAFNLPCIEMEGFEADDIIATYARQAREAGGRCTIISSDKDMMQLVGDGVEMLDAMKNLRIDREGVEAKFGVGPERVVDVQALAGDSVDNVPGAPGIGIKTAALLINEYGDLETLLARAEEIKQPKRRQTLIDHADQIRLSRQLVLLDDSMELEDPIDSLEVRDPDPEVLLAFLAEMEFRTLTKRIADRAGVEPPAIVEPEAPAAQDAPELPPIDHAGYEVVNDVKTLQAWIDQATARGTVAFDTETTSLNEMTAELVGVSLCVEPGKACYIPLLHRGGGDDLFADTALAEGQIPFEEALAMLKPMLEDPAVLKVAQNAKYDVKVLANYGVDVAPIDDTMLLSYALHAGLHNHGMDSLSERYLGHTPLPIKSLIGSGKSQITFDRVPIADAAPYAAEDADITLRFHKLFKPKLHNVGVTRVYERMERPLVPVLARMERSGIKVDREVLSRMSNAFAQKMAGLEAEIHELAGESFNVGSPAQLGEILFDRMGLQGGKKGKTGKYSTGADILEDLATEHDLPGRALDWRQLSKLKSTYTDALQDHINPDTGRVHTSYSIAGANTGRLASTDPNLQNIPIRSEEGRRIREAFVAEPGKVLVALDYSQIELRILAHIAGIDALKQAFKDGQDIHAATASEMFSVPLDEMTPDVRRQAKAINFGVIYGISGFGLARNLRIPRAEAQGFIDRYFERFPGIRTYMDETKKFAKQNLYVETLFGRKIHTPEINAKGPGAGFAGRAAINAPIQGTAADIIRRAMIRMEDAIADLPARMLLQVHDELVFEVDEDATDALIARARDVMEGAADPAVHLSVPITVDAGQGANWAEAH, from the coding sequence ATGGCATTTGGAAAAGGGCATCACCTTCACCTCGTGGATGGCTCCGCCTTCATCTTTCGCGCCTATCACGCGCTGCCCCCGCTGACGCGCAAGTCCGACGGCCTGCCAATCGGCGCCGTGGCGGGCTTTTGCAACATGCTGCACCGGATGATCGAGGCCAACACCGGCCCCGATGCGCCGACCCATGCCGCCGTCATCTTCGACAAGGGCAGCCATACCTTCCGCAACGAGCTTTACGATCAGTACAAGGCCAACCGCGACGCCATGCCCGAGGACCTGCGCCCGCAGATTCCGTTGACCCGCGACGCGACGCGCGCCTTCAACCTTCCCTGCATCGAGATGGAGGGGTTCGAGGCCGATGACATCATCGCCACCTACGCCCGTCAGGCGCGGGAAGCAGGGGGGCGCTGCACGATCATTTCCTCGGACAAGGACATGATGCAGCTGGTCGGCGACGGGGTCGAAATGCTCGACGCGATGAAGAACCTCCGCATCGACCGCGAAGGGGTGGAGGCAAAATTCGGCGTCGGTCCCGAACGGGTCGTGGACGTGCAGGCGCTGGCCGGGGACAGCGTCGACAACGTGCCCGGCGCGCCCGGCATCGGCATCAAGACGGCGGCGCTTTTGATCAATGAATACGGTGATCTCGAGACGCTTCTGGCGCGGGCGGAGGAAATCAAGCAGCCCAAGCGGCGCCAGACATTGATCGACCACGCCGACCAGATCCGCCTGTCGCGGCAGCTGGTACTGCTCGATGACAGCATGGAGCTTGAGGACCCGATCGACTCGCTCGAAGTCCGTGATCCCGATCCCGAAGTCCTGTTGGCCTTCCTCGCCGAGATGGAGTTCCGCACCCTCACCAAGCGCATCGCCGACCGGGCGGGCGTGGAGCCCCCGGCCATCGTGGAGCCCGAAGCGCCCGCCGCCCAGGACGCCCCCGAGCTGCCGCCGATCGACCACGCCGGATACGAGGTGGTTAACGACGTTAAGACATTGCAGGCCTGGATCGATCAAGCCACCGCCCGTGGCACGGTGGCCTTCGATACCGAGACGACCTCGCTCAACGAAATGACGGCCGAGCTGGTGGGCGTCTCACTCTGCGTCGAGCCGGGGAAGGCCTGCTACATCCCGCTTCTGCATCGGGGCGGCGGCGATGATCTCTTCGCTGACACCGCCCTCGCCGAGGGGCAGATCCCGTTCGAGGAGGCGCTGGCAATGCTCAAGCCGATGCTGGAGGATCCGGCCGTCCTGAAGGTGGCGCAGAACGCGAAATACGACGTCAAGGTGCTGGCCAATTACGGCGTGGACGTCGCCCCGATCGACGACACCATGCTTCTGTCCTACGCGCTCCATGCGGGCCTCCACAACCACGGCATGGACAGCCTCTCGGAACGCTACCTTGGCCACACGCCTCTGCCGATCAAGTCCCTGATCGGAAGCGGAAAATCCCAGATCACCTTCGACCGTGTCCCGATTGCCGACGCGGCCCCCTATGCCGCGGAAGATGCCGATATCACCCTGCGTTTCCACAAGCTCTTCAAGCCCAAGCTACACAACGTCGGCGTGACCCGCGTCTACGAGCGGATGGAGCGTCCGCTGGTCCCCGTGCTGGCACGGATGGAGCGCTCAGGCATCAAGGTCGACCGCGAGGTTCTCAGCCGCATGTCGAACGCCTTCGCCCAGAAGATGGCGGGGCTGGAGGCCGAGATTCACGAACTGGCGGGTGAGAGCTTCAACGTCGGCTCGCCCGCGCAATTGGGCGAGATCCTGTTCGACCGCATGGGCCTGCAGGGCGGCAAGAAGGGCAAGACCGGGAAATATTCCACCGGGGCCGATATCCTCGAAGATCTCGCGACCGAGCACGACTTGCCGGGCCGGGCGCTGGACTGGCGCCAGCTGTCGAAGCTGAAATCGACCTATACCGACGCGCTGCAGGACCACATCAACCCCGATACCGGCCGCGTGCACACCTCCTACTCCATTGCGGGCGCCAACACCGGCCGTCTGGCCTCCACCGATCCGAACCTGCAGAACATCCCGATCCGCTCGGAAGAGGGCCGTCGGATCCGCGAGGCTTTCGTGGCAGAGCCCGGCAAGGTGCTGGTCGCGCTCGATTATTCCCAGATCGAGCTGCGCATCCTCGCCCATATCGCCGGCATCGACGCGCTGAAACAGGCGTTCAAGGACGGTCAGGACATCCACGCGGCCACCGCCTCCGAGATGTTCAGCGTGCCGCTCGACGAGATGACACCCGACGTCCGCCGACAGGCCAAGGCGATCAACTTCGGCGTGATCTATGGCATCTCCGGCTTCGGCCTTGCGCGCAACCTGCGCATCCCGCGCGCCGAGGCGCAGGGTTTCATCGACCGCTATTTCGAGCGTTTCCCCGGCATCCGGACCTACATGGACGAGACGAAGAAGTTCGCGAAGCAAAACCTCTATGTCGAGACGCTCTTCGGCCGCAAGATCCACACGCCCGAGATCAACGCAAAGGGCCCCGGCGCGGGCTTCGCCGGGCGCGCCGCGATCAATGCGCCGATTCAAGGGACCGCCGCCGACATCATCCGCCGCGCGATGATCCGGATGGAGGATGCCATCGCCGACCTGCCCGCCAGGATGCTCTTGCAGGTGCACGACGAACTGGTCTTTGAGGTGGACGAGGATGCCACCGACGCGCTCATCGCCCGCGCCCGCGACGTGATGGAAGGCGCCGCCGACCCGGCGGTGCATCTGAGCGTCCCGATCACGGTGGACGCGGGGCAGGGCGCGAATTGGGCCGAGGCCCATTGA
- a CDS encoding FecR family protein, with translation MPSKTLNSVKTLTVAAAAALSFCAPLAAQNIGTVASSEPTLRGTPPGAGTRTLNLGTGVVQDETIASSASGRGQIMFIDQTTLSLAPNTTIVLDQFVFNPNGSGQMGLQMTEGALRFIGGTLSRGQEATVSTPTATIGIRGSSALIIHQNGETITVFLAGERLCLTSSTGQRACTSRRGGVLTEDGYQGRVNPAFLAQVLELIDGRPGGSGGAGLGSGVGSPNPSDRGPVSTTGEEFDPEIFDDDFRFDDLFDGLPEGRMDDPYDDEIVNPNPCDDIVPPTWCYDF, from the coding sequence ATGCCCTCCAAGACCCTTAACAGCGTTAAGACATTGACGGTGGCCGCTGCGGCTGCCCTCTCCTTCTGCGCGCCTCTGGCGGCTCAGAACATCGGCACCGTGGCCTCCAGCGAGCCGACCCTGCGCGGCACGCCGCCCGGCGCGGGTACGCGAACCCTGAACCTCGGCACCGGCGTCGTGCAGGACGAAACCATCGCCTCTTCGGCATCCGGGCGCGGTCAGATCATGTTCATCGACCAGACGACGTTGTCACTGGCCCCGAACACCACGATCGTGTTGGACCAGTTCGTGTTCAACCCGAACGGCTCCGGCCAGATGGGGCTGCAGATGACCGAAGGCGCCCTGCGCTTCATCGGCGGCACGCTGTCTCGTGGGCAGGAGGCGACGGTCTCGACGCCCACGGCGACCATCGGCATCCGGGGATCAAGCGCGCTGATCATTCACCAGAACGGCGAGACGATTACCGTGTTTCTCGCGGGCGAACGGCTCTGCCTCACCTCCTCCACCGGGCAACGCGCCTGCACCAGCCGGCGCGGCGGTGTTCTGACCGAGGACGGCTATCAAGGCCGCGTGAACCCGGCCTTCCTCGCGCAGGTGCTGGAGCTGATCGACGGGCGTCCCGGCGGCAGCGGCGGCGCGGGCCTCGGCTCGGGCGTCGGCAGCCCCAACCCATCGGATCGCGGCCCGGTTTCCACCACGGGCGAAGAATTCGACCCCGAGATCTTCGACGACGACTTCCGCTTCGATGACCTCTTCGACGGCCTGCCTGAGGGGCGGATGGATGACCCTTACGACGATGAAATCGTCAACCCCAATCCTTGCGACGATATAGTTCCGCCGACATGGTGCTATGATTTCTGA
- a CDS encoding histidine triad nucleotide-binding protein: MAYSYDDQNIFAKILRGEIPNKTVAESEHTLAFADLYPQAPLHVLVIPKGPYVCFDHFAAEASDAEIADFHRVAAKVCAEVSPGGDGNGYRTISNAGADGVQEVPHYHMHILGGRPLGRMLAKD, encoded by the coding sequence ATGGCCTATTCCTACGACGATCAGAACATTTTCGCGAAGATCCTGCGCGGTGAAATCCCCAACAAGACGGTGGCCGAAAGCGAACATACGCTGGCCTTCGCGGATCTCTATCCCCAGGCGCCGCTGCACGTGCTGGTGATCCCCAAGGGGCCCTATGTCTGCTTTGATCATTTTGCTGCCGAAGCCTCGGACGCCGAGATCGCGGATTTCCACAGGGTTGCCGCGAAGGTCTGTGCCGAGGTCTCTCCGGGTGGGGATGGCAACGGCTACCGGACGATCTCCAATGCGGGCGCCGACGGGGTGCAGGAGGTGCCGCATTATCACATGCACATCCTTGGCGGCCGCCCCCTGGGACGGATGCTGGCGAAGGACTGA
- a CDS encoding sulfotransferase family protein: protein MGFPGTWMTTSESMVYRVVPKCACSTIGQIMYYADNGEYFDGDIHDATGGMHKWAFEQSQPVITANVQAHKSYAFTCVRNPYTRILSSFFDKICGIQRNGRRYRGNLVPLLIQKYGIEVGGDDGKGEFDQIASFRRFLLFTRDTIRWRKPMDPDIHWSAMSGHVSTFIVNGGRYDKIFWTESFNDGMQSVLDATENANEVKLKSVPRFNESEGHGPKRLHPVEDYFDDLSMHLVKEIYHRDFDLFKYDFDNPANKMPIGEIDLDEVHAKLGE from the coding sequence ATGGGCTTTCCGGGCACTTGGATGACGACGAGCGAGAGCATGGTCTACCGCGTGGTGCCCAAATGCGCCTGCTCGACCATCGGCCAGATCATGTATTACGCCGACAACGGCGAATACTTCGACGGCGACATCCATGACGCCACCGGCGGGATGCACAAATGGGCCTTCGAGCAGAGCCAGCCCGTCATCACGGCCAATGTTCAGGCACACAAAAGCTACGCCTTCACCTGCGTCCGCAATCCCTACACGCGCATTCTGTCCTCTTTCTTCGACAAGATCTGCGGGATTCAGCGCAATGGCCGGCGCTATCGCGGCAACCTCGTCCCGCTTCTGATCCAGAAGTACGGGATCGAAGTCGGGGGCGATGACGGCAAGGGAGAGTTCGACCAGATCGCCAGCTTCCGCCGCTTCCTGCTGTTCACCCGTGACACCATCCGCTGGCGCAAACCGATGGACCCGGACATTCACTGGTCGGCCATGTCGGGCCATGTCTCCACCTTCATCGTAAACGGCGGGCGCTACGACAAGATTTTCTGGACCGAGAGCTTCAACGACGGCATGCAAAGCGTTCTGGATGCAACGGAAAACGCCAACGAGGTGAAGCTGAAATCCGTGCCGCGCTTCAATGAATCCGAGGGCCATGGCCCCAAGCGCCTGCACCCGGTCGAGGATTATTTCGACGATCTCTCGATGCATCTGGTCAAGGAAATCTACCACCGTGATTTCGACCTGTTCAAATATGATTTCGACAATCCGGCCAACAAGATGCCGATTGGCGAGATCGATCTTGATGAGGTCCACGCCAAGCTCGGCGAGTAG
- a CDS encoding tetratricopeptide repeat protein has translation MFRAPLLASIAALTLFATPLAAQTAEVEAQRQAVFQQLLTDPGNRQLMREYARLSVRAREFEAAAATLERLVDLEPDNTGARVELAIAYFALGSYAVAEYHLAAAQASGSLTPAQATQVARYRDQAQERDDRSTYNGRVQVGYAYADTSSEEGAFVNGAVDWRIDMGDAHVTQWVTEFAFSSYEPGDSSINGRNAGRLRSGPEWRLAQDAYGPRLQAYGELGWFENDSTLDGDYTSWGVGLAYANPLNERFTVYSDLTLGRAFARDDGDADFDFHEFDLGVTYRPSRDTRFRLSGTWGSRTGVDSPDEYTEASVRLTAQHAFDAGLSHVPNRWVVSAFAEVGQAENSVSGTDFEIDTESYGASLRAFVMEDIYLETGVAQVMEDSLTGGVTTTREELIYTFQVGWEF, from the coding sequence ATGTTCCGCGCCCCCCTTTTGGCGTCCATCGCCGCCCTGACGCTGTTCGCGACCCCGCTCGCGGCACAAACCGCCGAGGTCGAGGCGCAGCGACAGGCTGTGTTCCAGCAATTGCTGACCGATCCGGGCAACCGCCAGTTGATGCGTGAATATGCGCGGCTGTCGGTCCGGGCGCGCGAGTTCGAGGCCGCTGCCGCGACGCTCGAGCGGCTCGTCGATCTGGAACCCGACAACACCGGCGCGCGGGTCGAGCTGGCGATTGCCTACTTCGCGCTCGGCTCCTACGCCGTCGCCGAATATCACCTCGCCGCCGCGCAGGCGTCGGGCTCGCTCACGCCAGCGCAGGCCACACAGGTCGCGCGCTACCGCGATCAGGCACAGGAACGCGACGACCGCTCTACCTACAACGGCCGCGTGCAGGTGGGCTACGCCTATGCCGACACCAGCAGCGAAGAGGGCGCCTTCGTGAATGGAGCCGTGGACTGGCGGATCGATATGGGCGATGCCCACGTCACCCAATGGGTCACGGAATTCGCCTTCAGCAGCTACGAGCCCGGCGACAGCTCCATCAACGGTCGCAACGCGGGCCGGCTGCGCAGCGGCCCCGAGTGGCGTCTGGCACAGGACGCCTACGGCCCCCGCCTGCAGGCCTATGGCGAGCTTGGCTGGTTCGAGAACGACAGCACGCTGGACGGCGATTACACCTCCTGGGGCGTCGGACTAGCCTATGCCAACCCGCTCAACGAACGCTTCACGGTCTATTCCGACCTGACCCTTGGCCGCGCTTTCGCACGGGACGACGGCGACGCGGATTTCGACTTCCACGAATTTGACCTCGGCGTGACCTACCGCCCGTCCCGCGATACGCGTTTCCGCCTGTCGGGCACTTGGGGGTCGCGCACGGGCGTGGACAGCCCCGATGAATATACCGAAGCCTCGGTCCGGCTCACGGCGCAACATGCCTTCGACGCGGGGCTGAGCCATGTGCCCAACCGGTGGGTCGTCAGCGCCTTTGCCGAGGTCGGTCAGGCCGAAAACTCCGTCTCCGGCACCGATTTCGAGATCGACACCGAAAGCTACGGCGCGTCGCTCCGGGCCTTCGTGATGGAAGACATCTACCTCGAAACCGGCGTGGCGCAGGTGATGGAGGATTCCCTCACTGGCGGCGTGACCACGACCCGTGAAGAATTGATTTACACATTCCAAGTCGGATGGGAGTTTTGA
- a CDS encoding DUF5928 domain-containing protein: protein MAKIAFILLCHKDAPSIIQQAERLTATGDYVSIHFDANAKAADFAALQAALGDNAGVTFAKKRIKCGWGEWSLCQATLHAIEAAVEAFPKATHFYMLSGDCAAVKSAAYAHKFLDDRDVDYVESFDFFNSDWIKTGFKGERLFYRHFFNERKYKKLFYASYNLQRKLRLERKIPDDIQVMIGSQWWCLRRNTIEAILDFCRQRPDVVRFFKTTWIPDETFFQTLVRHLVPSREIESRTLTFKMFSDYGMPVTFYNDQYDLLISQDFLFARKISAEATQLKDRLGALWHSDRKDFATSNEGPKLHAFLTGRGRVGKRFGTRFWERESTLGADRDLYMLVCKKWHVAKRLLKASSEKLDMRGIEYLFDEEGCRVPHLGGIERTMEKRNRHRRALMRMLFDYYGTEQLVICLDPANLDLMRDFMSDRANARILELQCNFDDQYLVGHAHRVGLATDDTPSEVLQRMLPTLRHEFLDEQTEIREAEFTNHWRLREWRSPEENGAVLAEFFDIDQDVGRELAETQHLFAD from the coding sequence ATGGCAAAAATCGCCTTCATTCTCCTGTGTCACAAGGATGCGCCGAGCATCATTCAGCAGGCCGAGCGTCTGACGGCGACGGGCGATTATGTCTCGATCCACTTCGACGCGAACGCCAAGGCGGCTGACTTCGCGGCGCTTCAGGCGGCCTTGGGCGACAACGCGGGCGTGACCTTCGCGAAGAAGCGGATCAAGTGCGGGTGGGGGGAGTGGTCGCTGTGCCAAGCCACGCTCCACGCGATCGAGGCAGCGGTGGAGGCCTTCCCCAAGGCCACGCATTTCTACATGCTCTCGGGCGATTGCGCCGCGGTGAAATCCGCCGCTTACGCGCACAAGTTCCTCGACGACCGCGACGTCGACTATGTCGAGAGCTTCGATTTCTTCAACTCCGACTGGATCAAGACGGGCTTCAAGGGCGAGCGTCTTTTCTACCGGCACTTCTTCAACGAGCGGAAGTACAAGAAGCTGTTCTACGCCTCCTACAACCTGCAGCGGAAGCTGCGGTTGGAGCGCAAGATCCCCGACGACATCCAGGTGATGATCGGGTCGCAATGGTGGTGTCTGCGACGCAATACCATTGAGGCGATCCTCGATTTCTGCCGCCAGCGGCCGGACGTCGTGCGCTTCTTCAAGACCACATGGATCCCGGACGAGACGTTCTTCCAGACCCTCGTGCGCCACCTCGTCCCCTCGCGCGAGATCGAGAGCCGCACGCTGACGTTCAAGATGTTCAGCGACTACGGCATGCCGGTGACGTTCTATAACGACCAGTACGACCTGTTGATTTCGCAGGATTTTCTCTTCGCGCGCAAGATTTCTGCCGAGGCGACGCAGCTGAAGGACCGGTTGGGCGCGCTGTGGCATTCCGACCGCAAGGATTTCGCGACCTCGAACGAAGGCCCGAAGCTGCACGCCTTCCTGACCGGCCGGGGCCGGGTGGGCAAACGCTTCGGGACGCGCTTCTGGGAGAGGGAGAGCACCCTTGGCGCGGACCGCGACCTCTACATGCTGGTGTGCAAGAAATGGCACGTTGCCAAGCGGCTCCTGAAGGCCTCGTCCGAGAAGCTGGACATGCGCGGGATCGAATACCTCTTCGACGAGGAAGGCTGCCGGGTGCCGCATCTGGGCGGGATCGAGCGGACGATGGAGAAGCGCAACCGCCATCGCCGCGCGCTGATGCGGATGCTGTTCGACTATTACGGGACCGAGCAATTGGTGATCTGCCTCGATCCCGCCAACCTCGACCTGATGCGCGATTTCATGTCGGACCGCGCCAACGCCCGCATTCTCGAACTGCAGTGCAACTTCGACGATCAATATCTCGTGGGCCACGCCCACCGCGTGGGCTTGGCCACCGACGATACGCCAAGCGAGGTCCTGCAGCGGATGCTACCGACCTTGCGGCACGAGTTCCTTGACGAGCAGACCGAAATCCGAGAGGCCGAGTTCACCAATCACTGGCGGCTGCGCGAATGGCGCTCGCCCGAGGAAAACGGCGCCGTCTTGGCGGAGTTTTTCGATATCGATCAGGATGTGGGCCGTGAACTGGCGGAAACCCAACATCTCTTTGCAGACTGA
- a CDS encoding MmcQ/YjbR family DNA-binding protein yields MSEPIRDWPELRAFALSLDLPKVEDAVSWGNPNLKAHGKLWCWWSPYIDAAIFKGSAEERDMLMAAAPETFVIHDHYVNTGLILVAGGKIERDWAEARLRRTWRALAPKKWLASHDATSR; encoded by the coding sequence ATGAGCGAGCCGATCCGCGATTGGCCGGAACTCCGCGCCTTCGCCCTGTCGCTGGACCTGCCGAAGGTCGAAGACGCCGTATCCTGGGGCAACCCGAACCTGAAGGCCCACGGCAAGCTCTGGTGCTGGTGGTCGCCCTACATCGACGCGGCGATCTTCAAGGGCTCGGCGGAAGAGCGCGACATGCTCATGGCCGCCGCACCCGAGACCTTTGTCATCCACGATCACTACGTGAACACCGGCCTCATTCTCGTTGCCGGCGGCAAGATCGAACGCGATTGGGCCGAGGCACGCCTGCGCCGCACATGGCGTGCGCTCGCGCCGAAGAAATGGCTGGCATCCCATGATGCGACATCACGCTGA
- a CDS encoding zinc-finger domain-containing protein: MSIDAPETEIVTAVRVACDGGEGALGHPRVWLLIDPVLGHVECGYCDKKFIHQDFVEISE; this comes from the coding sequence ATGAGCATCGACGCCCCCGAGACCGAAATCGTGACCGCAGTCCGTGTCGCCTGTGACGGCGGCGAGGGGGCCTTGGGCCATCCCCGCGTATGGCTGTTGATAGACCCGGTTCTGGGCCACGTCGAATGTGGCTACTGCGACAAGAAATTTATCCATCAGGATTTCGTGGAAATCTCTGAGTGA
- a CDS encoding pseudouridine synthase: protein MLIAVNKPMNMLSQFTSEGGWPALDQLGLPKGVYAAGRLDRDSEGLLLLTDDGSLQARISSPKYKSPKVYYALVEGIPDEEALARLRAGVPLKDGKTAPCEAETAETPDWIWDRDPPVRVRKSITDTWLRLTLTEGRNRQVRRMCAAVGFPVIRLVRFSIGPHDITGLAPGEWRDVTTQT from the coding sequence ATGCTGATCGCCGTCAACAAGCCCATGAACATGCTGTCCCAGTTCACCTCGGAAGGGGGCTGGCCGGCACTCGACCAACTGGGCCTGCCGAAAGGGGTCTATGCCGCCGGGCGGCTTGACCGCGACAGCGAAGGCCTCCTGCTCCTGACCGATGACGGCAGTCTCCAGGCACGGATTTCCTCACCGAAGTACAAATCTCCTAAGGTCTACTACGCCCTCGTGGAAGGCATTCCCGATGAGGAGGCACTCGCGCGATTGCGCGCCGGCGTGCCCCTCAAGGACGGCAAGACAGCCCCGTGCGAGGCGGAAACTGCCGAGACGCCTGATTGGATCTGGGACCGCGATCCCCCCGTGAGGGTGCGAAAATCCATCACCGATACATGGCTCCGCCTGACCCTGACCGAAGGCCGCAACCGCCAGGTCCGCCGCATGTGCGCCGCGGTGGGCTTCCCCGTCATCCGCCTCGTCCGCTTCTCCATCGGCCCCCATGACATCACCGGCCTCGCCCCGGGAGAGTGGCGCGACGTGACGACCCAAACGTGA